One window of the Actinomycetota bacterium genome contains the following:
- a CDS encoding response regulator, translating to MKTIAYIEDDPDMIDLVSIILQKHGYRVAGFTESREIVPKLESLKPELILLDLMMPHVDGIEVYREIKSREGMADVPVIIISAMKRAVEEIEKEGEVKVEACLVKPFTIGELLETVNRVMGGVD from the coding sequence ATGAAGACGATAGCCTACATAGAGGACGACCCGGACATGATCGACCTCGTGTCCATCATCCTCCAGAAGCACGGCTATCGCGTGGCCGGTTTTACCGAGAGCCGCGAGATCGTCCCCAAGCTGGAGTCGCTGAAACCTGAGCTCATCCTTTTGGACCTCATGATGCCGCACGTGGACGGAATCGAGGTGTACAGGGAGATCAAGAGCCGCGAGGGGATGGCGGACGTGCCGGTGATCATCATATCCGCCATGAAGAGGGCGGTGGAGGAGATCGAGAAGGAGGGCGAGGTAAAGGTCGAGGCCTGCCTGGTGAAGCCCTTCACCATTGGCGAGCTGCTGGAGACGGTGAACAGGGTGATGGGCGGGGTTGACTAA
- a CDS encoding radical SAM protein has product MRYKGLVIRPPSEADSYILQVAYGCSHNACTFCPTYKGTRFRQRPLEEVREDIAVAGRLMPYTRRVFLADGNALCLPTERLAAVLSCLREAFPGLERVGIYANGSDINEKTREELAHLARLGLGIVYLGLESGDDEVLRRVRKKDSCEEMVQAVVKARECGLLTSVIVLLGLAGREGSLRHARLSAEAVSRMNPHYLSALTLMVVPGTPLYDEQERGDFVLPDQEGLLRELREFISCCRLEGCVFRTNHASNYLPLKGILSRDTEKLLQAIDEGLRRPQVLRPEYMRGL; this is encoded by the coding sequence ATGCGATACAAGGGCCTGGTCATCAGGCCGCCCAGCGAGGCGGACAGCTATATTCTGCAGGTGGCTTACGGGTGTTCCCACAATGCCTGCACCTTCTGCCCTACCTACAAGGGAACCCGCTTCCGTCAGAGGCCGCTGGAGGAGGTGAGGGAAGACATCGCCGTCGCCGGGCGCCTCATGCCTTACACGCGGCGTGTATTCCTGGCCGACGGGAACGCCCTCTGCCTTCCCACGGAACGTCTCGCTGCCGTACTCTCCTGTCTGAGGGAGGCGTTTCCTGGACTGGAAAGGGTTGGTATCTACGCCAACGGCAGTGACATTAACGAGAAGACGCGCGAGGAACTGGCACACCTGGCGCGACTGGGCCTGGGGATCGTTTACCTGGGCCTGGAAAGCGGAGACGACGAGGTCTTGAGGCGGGTTCGCAAGAAGGACAGCTGCGAGGAGATGGTGCAGGCGGTGGTGAAGGCCAGGGAATGCGGCCTGCTCACCTCGGTCATAGTCCTGCTCGGTCTCGCGGGACGCGAGGGCTCCCTGCGCCATGCCCGTCTCAGCGCCGAGGCCGTGAGCAGGATGAACCCGCATTACCTGAGCGCCCTCACCCTGATGGTGGTGCCGGGCACGCCCCTCTACGATGAGCAGGAAAGGGGCGATTTCGTCCTCCCGGACCAGGAGGGGCTCCTGCGCGAGCTGCGCGAGTTCATAAGTTGCTGCCGGCTGGAAGGCTGCGTTTTCCGCACCAACCACGCTTCCAACTACTTACCATTAAAGGGTATTCTTTCCAGGGACACCGAGAAGCTTCTGCAGGCGATCGACGAAGGGCTGCGAAGGCCGCAGGTGCTGCGACCCGAGTACATGAGGGGCCTCTGA
- a CDS encoding GNAT family N-acetyltransferase: MKGNGVGPHNGEDDYLDTPRGRVWVRTRAQPSFIASLRLDEGMGIFAAPHYPSSREKKALERIAAREGSNIILAYTDDGVIVGFVVIAPPSQAERWGELSGLGLVEAMAIEVSRDWRGMGIADKMMECGLRDPAIDDKIVICTGYTWHWDLEGSGLSKEDYRRMLLRYLEKAGFMYYETDEPNVCLDAANFFTARVGPRVDEELYRRFEGLLFRDGSWAEFHGRPRTISEVLGEGGAGADKGEKI, translated from the coding sequence GTGAAAGGTAATGGAGTGGGGCCGCATAACGGGGAGGACGACTACCTGGACACGCCGCGCGGCAGGGTCTGGGTGAGGACGAGGGCACAGCCCTCGTTCATAGCCTCGCTGCGCTTGGATGAAGGAATGGGCATCTTCGCCGCGCCCCATTACCCATCCTCGCGGGAGAAGAAGGCCCTTGAACGCATAGCCGCCAGGGAAGGCAGCAATATCATCCTCGCCTACACGGACGACGGCGTTATCGTGGGCTTCGTGGTCATCGCGCCGCCCAGCCAGGCTGAGAGATGGGGTGAGCTCTCCGGCCTGGGGCTGGTGGAGGCGATGGCAATCGAGGTAAGCCGCGACTGGAGGGGCATGGGGATCGCGGACAAGATGATGGAGTGCGGCCTGCGCGACCCAGCCATCGACGACAAGATAGTCATATGCACCGGTTACACCTGGCACTGGGACCTGGAGGGAAGCGGCCTGAGCAAGGAGGATTACCGGCGCATGCTCCTGCGCTACCTGGAAAAGGCGGGTTTCATGTACTACGAGACGGACGAGCCCAACGTCTGCCTCGACGCGGCGAACTTTTTCACCGCGCGCGTCGGTCCCCGCGTAGACGAAGAACTCTACCGCCGCTTCGAGGGCCTGCTCTTCCGTGACGGGAGCTGGGCCGAGTTCCACGGCAGGCCACGCACCATCAGCGAGGTGCTCGGCGAGGGGGGTGCGGGCGCGGATAAGGGCGAGAAGATATGA
- a CDS encoding CBS domain-containing protein — protein MLVRERMSVDPIVLSPDDTLRETKRLMEEHGLRRFPVVEGGRLVGIVTDRDVRRADISSAVVHERRYVDYILDRIQVRGIMTPDPVTVSPQTPLEEAARLILENKIGGLPVVDGGKLVGIITETDLIKTLMELLQAG, from the coding sequence ATGCTGGTAAGGGAGCGTATGAGCGTAGACCCCATCGTCCTCTCCCCCGATGACACCCTGCGCGAGACGAAGCGCCTCATGGAGGAGCACGGCCTGCGGCGCTTCCCCGTCGTGGAGGGAGGCAGGCTGGTGGGCATCGTGACCGACCGCGATGTGCGCCGCGCGGACATCAGCTCCGCGGTGGTGCACGAGAGGAGATACGTCGACTACATACTGGATCGCATACAGGTCAGGGGCATCATGACGCCCGACCCCGTCACCGTCTCCCCGCAGACCCCCCTGGAGGAAGCCGCCCGCCTCATACTCGAGAACAAGATCGGCGGGCTGCCGGTGGTTGACGGTGGGAAGCTGGTGGGCATCATCACCGAGACCGACCTCATCAAGACCCTCATGGAGTTGCTGCAGGCCGGCTGA
- the aroF gene encoding 3-deoxy-7-phosphoheptulonate synthase produces the protein MIVVMSQDATREQIDAVLRKIEEFGLKTHPIYGVMKTVIGVIGDDKTKVVETMAGYPGVERIIPILKPYKFASRETHPQDTVIDVAGVRIGGDRVVVMAGPCAVESREQILNTARLVKMAGGSILRGGAFKPRTSPYSFQGLGEEGLRYLAEAREETGLPVVTELTDPRMIDVFCQYTDIIQVGARNMQNFVLLTEIGRSGHPVLLKRGPSAKIEDLLLAAEYIIKEGNRNIILCERGISTFETYTRNTLDLSAVAALKKLSHLPVVVDPSHSVGIASLIPAMSLAAVAAGADGLLVEIHPNPNAALCDGPQSLDFESFSTMMNRIRKVAKAIGREA, from the coding sequence ATGATCGTCGTCATGTCCCAGGACGCGACCCGCGAGCAGATCGATGCGGTGTTGCGCAAGATCGAGGAGTTCGGCCTCAAGACCCATCCCATATACGGCGTGATGAAGACGGTCATCGGCGTCATCGGCGACGACAAGACCAAGGTCGTCGAGACCATGGCCGGATATCCAGGCGTGGAGCGCATCATCCCCATCCTCAAGCCGTACAAGTTCGCCTCGCGCGAGACGCATCCCCAGGACACGGTGATCGACGTCGCCGGCGTGCGCATAGGCGGGGACAGGGTGGTGGTGATGGCCGGACCCTGCGCGGTGGAGAGCAGGGAGCAGATCCTCAACACGGCGCGGCTGGTGAAGATGGCGGGGGGGTCGATACTGCGTGGCGGAGCCTTCAAGCCGCGCACCTCGCCCTACAGCTTCCAGGGCCTCGGCGAGGAAGGGCTGCGCTACCTGGCGGAGGCGCGCGAGGAAACGGGGCTGCCGGTGGTCACCGAGCTCACCGACCCGCGCATGATAGACGTCTTCTGCCAGTACACCGACATCATCCAGGTGGGCGCACGCAACATGCAGAACTTCGTCCTCCTCACCGAGATAGGTAGGAGCGGCCACCCCGTGCTGCTCAAGCGCGGCCCCAGCGCCAAGATCGAGGACCTGCTGCTGGCCGCCGAGTACATCATCAAGGAGGGCAACAGGAACATCATCCTCTGCGAGCGCGGTATCAGCACCTTCGAGACCTACACCCGCAACACCCTCGACCTCTCGGCGGTCGCGGCGCTGAAGAAGCTCTCCCACCTGCCGGTGGTGGTGGATCCCAGCCATTCCGTGGGGATCGCCTCCCTCATCCCCGCCATGTCCCTGGCCGCGGTGGCCGCGGGGGCAGACGGCCTGCTCGTCGAGATACACCCCAACCCCAACGCCGCCCTCTGCGACGGACCACAGTCCCTCGACTTCGAGTCCTTCAGTACGATGATGAACAGGATCCGCAAGGTGGCGAAGGCCATCGGGCGCGAGGCCTGA